In Oryza sativa Japonica Group chromosome 2, ASM3414082v1, the following are encoded in one genomic region:
- the LOC107277661 gene encoding protein MONOCULM 1-like, which translates to MLLCGRADDDPPCPDAAHADAHDMLGSSPARDRGGGDDAEASEQPQPQPQPPLSPRAGGGEARGLVLACADLVHRGDLDGARRVAEAVLAAADPRGEAGDRLAHHFARALLALRGGGKGGHGGGGGGVVPSSAAYLAYIKIAPFLRFAHLTANQAILEAAAADAGGAHRRVLHIVDLDAAHGVQWPPLLQAIADRADPAVGPPPEVRLTGAGTDRDVLLRTGDRLRAFSSSLNLPFRFHPLILPCTAELAADPTAALELHPDETLAVNCVLFLHKLGGDGELAAFLRWVKSMNPAVVTIAEREGVLGGDVDDDNVPDELPRRVAAAMDYYSSVFDALEATVPPASADRLAVEQEILSREIDAAVAAPGAGGGGRARDFDAWASAARAAGLAPRPLSAFAASQARLLLRLHYPSEGYKADDDGGRGACFLRWQQRPLMSVSSWQPQP; encoded by the coding sequence ATGCTACTCTGTGGCAGAGCAGACGATGATCCGCCATgtccggatgccgcccacgctGACGCCCACGACATGCTCGGCTCATCACCAGCTCGcgatcgaggcggcggcgacgacgccgaggcctccgagcagccgcagccgcagccgcagccgccattGTCGCCGCGCGCGgggggcggcgaggcgagggggCTCGTGCTCGCGtgcgccgacctcgtccaccggGGGGACCTCGACGgggcgcgccgcgtcgccgaagccgtgctcgccgccgccgacccacgcggcgaggctggcgaccgCCTCGCCCACCACTTCGCCCGCGCGCTCCTCGCTCTCCGCGGAGGAGGCAAGGGtggtcatggcggcggcggcggtggcgtggtgccgtcgtcggcggcgtacCTGGCGTACATCAAGATCGCGCCGTTCCTGCGGTTCGCGCACCTGACGGCGAACCAGGCGAtcctggaggcggcggcggcggacgccggcggcgcgcacCGGCGCGTGCTGCACATCGTCGACCTCGACGCGGCGCACGGCGTGCAGTGGCCGCCGCTCCTGCAGGCCATCGCCGACCGCGCCGACCCCGCCGTCGGCCCGCCGCCCGAGGTGAGGctcaccggcgccggcaccgACCGCGACGTGCTCCTCCGCACCggcgaccgcctccgcgcctTCTCGAGCTCCCTCAACCTCCCCTTCCGCTTCCACCCCCTCATACTCCCCTGcaccgccgagctcgccgccgacccGACCGCCGCCCTGGAGTTGCACCCGGACGAGACGCTGGCCGTCAACTGCGTGCTGTTCCTTCacaagctcggcggcgacggtgagctcGCCGCCTTCCTCAGGTGGGTCAAGTCCATGAACCCCGCCGTGGTGACCATCGCCGAGAGAGAAGGAGTCCTCGGAGGtgacgtcgacgacgacaacgTCCCGGACGAGCTgccgcggcgggtggcggcggcgatggactaCTACTCGTCGGTGTTCGACGCGCTGGAGGCCAcggtgccgccggcgagcgcggacCGGCTGGCGGTGGAGCAGGAGATCCTCAGCCGGGAGAtcgacgcggcggtggcggcgcccggcgccggcggcggcgggcgcgctcGCGACTTCGACGCGTGGgcgtccgccgcgcgcgccgcgggccTCGCGCCGCGACCGCTGAGCGCGTTCGCTGCGTCGCAggcgcggctgctgctgcggctgcacTACCCGTCGGAGGGGTAcaaggccgacgacgacggcggccgcggcgcctgCTTCCTCCGGTGGCAGCAGCGGCCGCTCATGTCGGTGTCGTCGTGGCAGCCGCAGCCATAG
- the LOC4328620 gene encoding MLO-like protein 13 isoform X1, with product MGAGEGGEEQSLALTPTWVVAGVCFIIVAISLAAERLLHRLGKVLKFNGQEALFSALQRVKEELMLLGFISFLLSVFQKFINHICIPESAAHLMLPCITRETSETTEDASKLCKRKGEVPMLSEEALHQLHIFIFVLGIVHVVFCVTTLLLGGAKMKKWEKWEKEIQQGRTKERPKRPGWMKFIVVRCAISFLKQFYDSVGKPDYQVLRSAFVQRHYPNRPDFDFHKYMVRALEHDFKEVVGISWYLWLFVIVFLLLNINGWHTYFWLSFLPLILLLIVGTKLELISTRLAQEAADCPDEATGNPWTKPCKEHFWFSKPRIVLHLIHFILFQNSFEMGFFFWVLATYGFDSCIMENKIYALPRLAIGIIVQVLCSYSTLPLYAIVTHMGGDIKLQAFGETVHVSVHSWATDVRKKKAAPPPHSHLRIPFLMKRRHSTRGADDAADDAGGDVDHHHHHHGHHHHGHHHHEGSAAAARPTAVDIIVYGSPSRRRPVPTAAGVASRRHGDVLLAE from the exons AtgggggcgggggagggaggggaggagcagtCGCTGGCGCTGACGCCGACATGGGTGGTGGCCGGAGTCTGCTTCATCATCGTCGCCATCTCGCTCGCCGCcgagcgcctcctccaccgcctcggCAAG GTGCTAAAATTCAATGGGCAAGAAGCACTGTTTTCTGCTCTTCAGAGAGTCAAAGAAG AGTTGATGCTTCTGGGTTTCATTTCCTTCCTGCTTAGCGTCTTCCAAAAATTTATCAATCACATTTGCATCCCGGAGAGTGCTGCACATCTCATGCTTCCATGCATTACTAGAGAGACGTCCGAGACCACAGAAGATGCTTCCAAACTTTGCAAGCGAAAG GGTGAAGTTCCTATGCTATCTGAAGAGGCTTTGCATCAGCTGCACATCTTTATCTTTGTCCTTGGTATTGTCCATGTTGTATTTTGTGTTACAACATTGTTACTTGGTGGAGCCAAG ATGAAAAAATGGGAGAAATGGGAGAAAGAAATTCAACAAGGAAGAACCAAGGAGCGACCAAAGAGGCCAGGCTGGATGAAATTCATTGTTGTAAGATGTGCC ATCTCATTCTTGAAGCAGTTTTATGATTCTGTTGGTAAACCTGATTATCAAGTACTTAGATCAGCTTTTGTTCAG AGGCACTACCCAAACCGTCCTGATTTTGATTTCCACAAGTACATGGTTCGTGCTCTTGAGCATGATTTTAAAGAAGTAGTTGGAATCAG CTGGTACCTATGGCTTTTCGTTATTGTCTTCCTGCTACTGAATATAAATG GGTGGCACACATACTTCTGGCTGTCTTTCTTGCCCTTAATT CTCCTACTCATTGTTGGCACAAAGCTGGAGCTCATAAGCACTAGGCTGGCACAAGAGGCAGCAGACTGCCCAGATGAAGCAACAGGAAACCCctggacaaagccatgcaagGAGCACTTCTGGTTCAGCAAGCCTAGGATTGTCCTCCATTTGATCCACTTCATCCTGTTCCAGAACTCCTTTGAGATGGGTTTTTTCTTCTGGGTTCTG GCAACATATGGGTTTGATTCATGCATCATGGAGAACAAGATTTATGCCCTCCCCAGACTTGCTATTGG AATCATCGTCCAGGTGCTCTGCAGCTACAGCACGCTGCCGCTATACGCCATCGTTACCCAC ATGGGCGGGGACATCAAGCTGCAGGCGTTCGGCGAGACGGTGCACGTGTCGGTGCACAGCTGGGCGACGGacgtgaggaagaagaaggcggcgccgccgccgcactcccaCCTCCGCATCCCCTTCCTCATGAAGCGACGCCACAGCAcccgcggcgccgacgacgccgcggacgacgccggcggcgacgtcgaccaccaccaccaccatcacggccaccaccatcacggtcaccaccaccacgaggggag cgccgccgccgcaaggccCACGGCCGTAGATATTATCGTATACGGAAGCCcgagccgccggcggccggtgcccacggcggccggcgtggcGAGCCGGCGGCATGGAGACGTGTTGCTAGCTGAGTAG
- the LOC4328620 gene encoding MLO-like protein 13 isoform X2 — MGAGEGGEEQSLALTPTWVVAGVCFIIVAISLAAERLLHRLGKVLKFNGQEALFSALQRVKEELMLLGFISFLLSVFQKFINHICIPESAAHLMLPCITRETSETTEDASKLCKRKGEVPMLSEEALHQLHIFIFVLGIVHVVFCVTTLLLGGAKMKKWEKWEKEIQQGRTKERPKRPGWMKFIVVRCAISFLKQFYDSVGKPDYQVLRSAFVQRHYPNRPDFDFHKYMVRALEHDFKEVVGISWYLWLFVIVFLLLNINGWHTYFWLSFLPLILLLIVGTKLELISTRLAQEAADCPDEATGNPWTKPCKEHFWFSKPRIVLHLIHFILFQNSFEMGFFFWVLATYGFDSCIMENKIYALPRLAIGIIVQVLCSYSTLPLYAIVTHMGGDIKLQAFGETVHVSVHSWATDVRKKKAAPPPHSHLRIPFLMKRRHSTRGADDAADDAGGDVDHHHHHHGHHHHGHHHHEGSSAAAAAPDLEEIVATTSGGEDGHPPAPPPPPQGPRP; from the exons AtgggggcgggggagggaggggaggagcagtCGCTGGCGCTGACGCCGACATGGGTGGTGGCCGGAGTCTGCTTCATCATCGTCGCCATCTCGCTCGCCGCcgagcgcctcctccaccgcctcggCAAG GTGCTAAAATTCAATGGGCAAGAAGCACTGTTTTCTGCTCTTCAGAGAGTCAAAGAAG AGTTGATGCTTCTGGGTTTCATTTCCTTCCTGCTTAGCGTCTTCCAAAAATTTATCAATCACATTTGCATCCCGGAGAGTGCTGCACATCTCATGCTTCCATGCATTACTAGAGAGACGTCCGAGACCACAGAAGATGCTTCCAAACTTTGCAAGCGAAAG GGTGAAGTTCCTATGCTATCTGAAGAGGCTTTGCATCAGCTGCACATCTTTATCTTTGTCCTTGGTATTGTCCATGTTGTATTTTGTGTTACAACATTGTTACTTGGTGGAGCCAAG ATGAAAAAATGGGAGAAATGGGAGAAAGAAATTCAACAAGGAAGAACCAAGGAGCGACCAAAGAGGCCAGGCTGGATGAAATTCATTGTTGTAAGATGTGCC ATCTCATTCTTGAAGCAGTTTTATGATTCTGTTGGTAAACCTGATTATCAAGTACTTAGATCAGCTTTTGTTCAG AGGCACTACCCAAACCGTCCTGATTTTGATTTCCACAAGTACATGGTTCGTGCTCTTGAGCATGATTTTAAAGAAGTAGTTGGAATCAG CTGGTACCTATGGCTTTTCGTTATTGTCTTCCTGCTACTGAATATAAATG GGTGGCACACATACTTCTGGCTGTCTTTCTTGCCCTTAATT CTCCTACTCATTGTTGGCACAAAGCTGGAGCTCATAAGCACTAGGCTGGCACAAGAGGCAGCAGACTGCCCAGATGAAGCAACAGGAAACCCctggacaaagccatgcaagGAGCACTTCTGGTTCAGCAAGCCTAGGATTGTCCTCCATTTGATCCACTTCATCCTGTTCCAGAACTCCTTTGAGATGGGTTTTTTCTTCTGGGTTCTG GCAACATATGGGTTTGATTCATGCATCATGGAGAACAAGATTTATGCCCTCCCCAGACTTGCTATTGG AATCATCGTCCAGGTGCTCTGCAGCTACAGCACGCTGCCGCTATACGCCATCGTTACCCAC ATGGGCGGGGACATCAAGCTGCAGGCGTTCGGCGAGACGGTGCACGTGTCGGTGCACAGCTGGGCGACGGacgtgaggaagaagaaggcggcgccgccgccgcactcccaCCTCCGCATCCCCTTCCTCATGAAGCGACGCCACAGCAcccgcggcgccgacgacgccgcggacgacgccggcggcgacgtcgaccaccaccaccaccatcacggccaccaccatcacggtcaccaccaccacgaggggagctccgcggcggcggcggcgccggacctGGAGGAGATCGTGGCGACGACGTCGGGCGGCGAGGACGGgcacccgccggcgccgccgccgccgccgcaaggccCACGGCCGTAG